A DNA window from Sporosarcina sp. ANT_H38 contains the following coding sequences:
- a CDS encoding acetyl-CoA carboxylase biotin carboxyl carrier protein subunit, producing the protein MTQVKSTMAGTVFTVNVAVGEEVAVGQVIVVLESMKMEIPIEAETAGKVTAINVKVGDFVNEEDVLATVEG; encoded by the coding sequence ATGACACAAGTGAAATCAACGATGGCGGGTACTGTATTTACTGTAAATGTAGCAGTGGGAGAAGAAGTAGCGGTAGGGCAAGTAATCGTCGTACTCGAATCGATGAAAATGGAAATTCCAATTGAAGCAGAAACGGCTGGAAAAGTAACAGCTATCAATGTAAAAGTCGGTGACTTTGTTAACGAAGAAGATGTTTTAGCTACGGTCGAAGGATAG
- a CDS encoding ketopantoate reductase family protein, which produces MEVIIAGAGSIGLLMGSYLSEVGIEVTFYVRREEQAEHIRVNGIQRINQDNTKEVLHVNATTDIRNLSTTALWIVAVKYAGLRELLSEMQEAHVYNPVLFVQNGIGHLELVNNLELPHVAFATVEHGASRLDDRTVSHNGVGMITIATARGSNSVFEIIGQAHSDLFPVSHHSDAEQILLRKVLINCMINPLTAILGVKNGELLTNDHCLTLFNSLYAELLSAFPEMQSILPFEAVKGICRKTAQNRSSMLVDRLANQPMEIETIVTAVIRKADGCNKSLPLLTAFEQMLFAIEWQGAKL; this is translated from the coding sequence ATGGAGGTAATCATTGCTGGAGCGGGTTCGATTGGACTTCTGATGGGGTCTTATTTGTCGGAAGTTGGAATAGAAGTGACATTCTATGTAAGAAGAGAAGAGCAAGCGGAACATATTCGCGTGAATGGTATTCAACGCATTAATCAAGATAATACTAAAGAGGTATTGCATGTCAATGCTACGACGGATATCCGGAATCTGTCGACTACAGCTCTTTGGATTGTCGCGGTCAAATATGCAGGTCTCCGTGAACTCTTGTCAGAAATGCAGGAAGCACATGTATACAACCCTGTGTTGTTCGTACAGAATGGCATTGGGCATTTGGAATTAGTGAATAATCTTGAATTACCGCACGTCGCATTTGCCACTGTCGAGCATGGAGCTAGTCGGTTGGATGATCGTACCGTCTCCCATAATGGGGTTGGAATGATAACAATTGCTACCGCCCGTGGTAGTAACAGTGTATTCGAAATAATTGGACAGGCGCATTCGGACTTATTTCCGGTAAGCCATCATTCGGATGCAGAACAGATTCTTCTGCGCAAAGTACTTATCAATTGCATGATTAATCCTTTGACTGCTATCCTTGGTGTGAAAAACGGAGAATTACTTACCAACGATCATTGTCTAACACTTTTCAATTCCTTGTATGCAGAACTGCTAAGTGCATTTCCTGAAATGCAGTCAATCCTTCCGTTCGAAGCAGTGAAGGGCATCTGTAGAAAAACAGCGCAAAACCGTTCATCGATGTTAGTCGATCGCTTGGCTAATCAGCCGATGGAAATCGAGACAATTGTCACTGCCGTTATCCGGAAAGCGGATGGATGTAACAAGTCTTTGCCGCTTCTTACAGCCTTTGAACAAATGCTATTTGCCATAGAGTGGCAAGGAGCGAAGCTATGA
- a CDS encoding acetyl/propionyl/methylcrotonyl-CoA carboxylase subunit alpha, producing the protein MDKILIANRGEIALRIIKTCKRLGISVVVVYSEADVDMPFVKEADEAFLLGPAQVQQSYLKADDIIEIAVRTGADAIHPGYGLLSENAAFARKVQEAGIRFIGPDVDTIEKMGDKIGSRGTMKAAGVPVVPGTDEGIASLEDAIQAAIEIGYPIMLKASAGGGGIGMVRCEDEQALSQHFQSIKTRAKTYFGDDVVFLEKFIANARHIEVQIFGDNFGNVVHMFERNCSVQRRNQKVIEESPSPHLTEDTRQRLYKAAVDAAKAVSYKNAGTVEFIVDENNEVYFLEMNTRLQVEHPVTEEVTGFDLVEWQIEIVKGNKLPVINQDDIKSKGHAIEFRIYAEDPIKFMPSPGTIKKLDWGDTTGIRVDHGYIEGGKVTPFYDPLISKVIVHAQTREEAIRKSVAFLSKVEIEGLKTNIPLFNKFLESEEFIAGDYLTSVLTTWSAKQKEEMTK; encoded by the coding sequence ATGGATAAAATACTGATTGCGAATCGTGGGGAAATCGCTCTTAGAATCATAAAGACTTGTAAGCGTCTTGGTATTAGCGTTGTTGTTGTCTATTCGGAAGCGGATGTGGACATGCCGTTCGTGAAAGAAGCGGACGAGGCGTTTTTGTTAGGACCTGCACAAGTTCAACAATCATATTTGAAAGCAGACGATATAATCGAAATCGCGGTTCGGACCGGGGCAGATGCTATTCATCCAGGATATGGTTTGCTATCGGAGAACGCCGCATTTGCACGTAAAGTACAAGAGGCAGGAATTCGATTCATCGGACCTGACGTAGATACAATTGAAAAAATGGGCGATAAAATCGGTTCCCGTGGGACAATGAAAGCGGCAGGGGTGCCAGTTGTACCCGGAACAGACGAAGGAATCGCTTCTTTAGAAGATGCCATACAAGCTGCAATTGAAATCGGCTATCCGATTATGTTAAAGGCAAGTGCTGGTGGCGGCGGAATTGGTATGGTTCGTTGTGAAGATGAGCAAGCGCTCAGTCAACACTTTCAATCTATAAAAACGCGAGCGAAAACGTATTTTGGTGATGACGTTGTTTTCCTTGAAAAGTTCATAGCCAATGCACGTCATATCGAAGTGCAGATTTTCGGAGATAATTTTGGAAATGTTGTACATATGTTTGAGCGTAACTGTTCAGTTCAGCGACGCAATCAGAAAGTGATTGAAGAATCACCTTCACCGCACTTAACTGAAGACACACGTCAGCGCCTTTACAAAGCGGCAGTCGATGCAGCGAAAGCCGTATCTTATAAAAATGCAGGAACTGTCGAATTCATTGTCGATGAAAACAATGAAGTCTATTTTCTTGAAATGAATACTAGATTACAAGTTGAACATCCTGTTACTGAAGAAGTGACTGGATTTGACCTTGTTGAATGGCAAATAGAAATTGTAAAAGGGAATAAACTTCCTGTGATAAATCAGGATGACATCAAATCTAAAGGACATGCAATTGAATTCCGCATTTATGCAGAAGATCCAATCAAATTCATGCCTTCACCGGGAACAATCAAAAAACTTGATTGGGGAGATACGACGGGAATTCGTGTTGACCACGGATACATCGAAGGTGGCAAAGTGACGCCGTTTTATGATCCGCTTATTTCGAAAGTAATTGTACATGCACAAACAAGGGAAGAAGCAATTCGGAAATCAGTAGCATTTTTGTCGAAGGTGGAAATTGAAGGTTTGAAAACGAACATACCTTTATTCAATAAATTTCTGGAATCTGAAGAGTTTATTGCGGGGGACTATTTAACATCAGTTTTAACAACATGGAGCGCAAAACAAAAGGAGGAAATGACAAAATGA
- a CDS encoding acyl-CoA carboxylase subunit beta, translated as MNKTTEKTVYNDKLDARLREIYAGGHSKYHEKLKEQNKLFVRDRLELLFDGGEYTEDGRFANCEAGDLPADGVVTAMGKVNGQTVCVMANDSTVKAGSWGARTVEKIIRIQEIAEKNRVPLLYLVDSAGARITDQLDMFPNRRGAGKIFHNQVRLSGFIPQVCILFGPSAAGGAYIPAFCDIVIMVDGNASMYLGSPRMAEKVIGEKVTLEEMGGARMHCSVSGCGDVLVANEEEAIAEARRYLAFFPANFTEKPALKESVEAKVGRTLEAIIPENQNAPFDMYEAIDALIDEGSYFDVKKLFAGEIITGLARIEGQPVGIIANQPKVKGGVLFVDSADKATKFINLCDAFSIPLLFLADVPGFMIGTKVERAGIIRHGAKLIMAMSSATVPKISVIVRKAYGAGLYAMAGPAFEPDVCIALPTAQIAVMGPEAAVNAVYSNKIEAIEDPKERLAFVQEKHKEYKEEIDIYKMASELIIDEIVAPSSLRGVLADRYRFYSTKDLPQPPRKHPVYPV; from the coding sequence GTGAATAAAACAACTGAAAAGACAGTTTACAATGACAAGCTTGACGCTAGATTGCGGGAAATTTATGCAGGGGGCCATTCTAAATACCACGAGAAATTGAAGGAACAGAACAAACTTTTCGTACGTGATCGGCTGGAGCTTCTTTTTGATGGCGGGGAGTATACAGAAGACGGCAGGTTTGCCAATTGTGAAGCAGGGGATTTGCCAGCAGACGGCGTTGTTACAGCGATGGGGAAAGTGAACGGTCAGACGGTCTGCGTTATGGCGAACGATTCAACGGTAAAAGCGGGTTCTTGGGGTGCTCGTACAGTTGAGAAAATTATCCGTATCCAGGAAATAGCTGAGAAGAACCGTGTGCCACTGTTGTATCTTGTCGATTCAGCAGGTGCTCGTATTACAGATCAACTTGATATGTTCCCGAACCGTCGTGGCGCAGGGAAGATATTCCACAACCAAGTGAGATTATCGGGTTTCATACCGCAAGTATGTATTCTGTTCGGCCCTTCTGCTGCCGGAGGTGCGTATATACCGGCGTTTTGCGATATTGTTATTATGGTGGATGGAAATGCTTCGATGTATTTAGGTTCACCGCGTATGGCTGAAAAAGTAATCGGTGAAAAAGTAACACTTGAAGAAATGGGCGGCGCGCGCATGCATTGTTCAGTTAGCGGTTGTGGAGACGTACTTGTAGCGAACGAGGAAGAAGCTATCGCGGAAGCTCGCCGTTATCTAGCGTTTTTCCCTGCAAACTTCACAGAGAAGCCTGCCTTGAAAGAATCAGTGGAGGCGAAAGTTGGACGGACGCTTGAAGCGATTATTCCGGAAAATCAAAATGCACCATTCGATATGTACGAAGCGATTGATGCACTGATTGATGAAGGCAGTTACTTCGACGTCAAGAAGTTATTTGCTGGCGAAATTATTACAGGATTGGCAAGAATAGAAGGACAGCCAGTTGGTATCATTGCTAATCAGCCGAAAGTAAAAGGCGGAGTACTGTTCGTTGATTCCGCTGATAAAGCAACAAAATTCATCAACCTTTGTGATGCATTCTCGATTCCCCTGCTGTTTCTTGCTGACGTTCCAGGCTTTATGATTGGAACGAAAGTTGAGCGTGCGGGAATCATCCGTCATGGTGCAAAACTAATTATGGCAATGAGCTCAGCAACTGTGCCGAAAATTTCAGTTATTGTCCGTAAAGCATATGGAGCTGGTCTTTACGCGATGGCGGGTCCTGCGTTTGAGCCGGATGTTTGTATCGCGTTACCGACTGCTCAAATTGCCGTTATGGGACCTGAAGCGGCAGTAAATGCAGTCTATTCAAATAAAATTGAAGCAATTGAAGATCCAAAGGAACGGCTTGCGTTCGTTCAAGAAAAGCATAAAGAATATAAGGAAGAAATTGATATTTACAAGATGGCATCTGAACTAATCATCGATGAAATTGTGGCGCCATCAAGCTTAAGAGGTGTACTTGCAGACCGATACCGTTTCTACAGTACAAAAGATCTTCCGCAGCCACCGAGAAAACATCCAGTGTATCCTGTATAA